In Edaphobacter lichenicola, a single genomic region encodes these proteins:
- a CDS encoding TolC family protein — translation MISVAPVLLVSLISPLLLLAQQSNPAAASEDLSNAASVHLTLPSAVEMALAHNRHIELAHLAVKDSEAQKRVAEAHFYPTIKNESAVLHITELEGVRIPEGSLGETPTGVLPANTLVIGQGGDTSYTSGTGLAQPITQIFKIRAGVKAADADLNSAHIQSDDSENGIALLVHKLYYGILVEKLRGASGKDAVDAATVVEQETKHGVDEGKLLADVELMSRTDLLDKQQALLVSRLNLDDLTLQLDDALGLPLGTHLILDPNSLGDDSVLPTRAEAIALVLNKSPEILSARQTVDKAKAGVAAARDEYIPDITGVARYSYQSGLPFLVHNFGTFGATFTYNLFDGGEREAKLQEARIKLTMAQTQLKQTEADVSIELSSAYDKAEQLEQLVGVTTQSLEAREESFRIQSERAKVDAQLASGVATARAALTSAHMNVLNSQLNLSLARNSIRRLLGTRPE, via the coding sequence ATGATCTCCGTGGCGCCGGTTCTGCTCGTCTCGCTCATCTCGCCGCTATTGCTTCTTGCTCAGCAGTCTAATCCAGCTGCCGCTTCGGAGGATTTGTCCAACGCTGCCAGCGTGCACCTTACGCTCCCCAGCGCAGTCGAGATGGCGCTCGCGCACAACCGCCACATTGAGCTAGCCCATCTTGCGGTGAAAGATAGCGAAGCACAGAAGAGAGTAGCCGAGGCGCACTTTTATCCGACCATCAAAAACGAGTCGGCCGTTCTGCATATTACCGAACTTGAGGGAGTAAGAATTCCTGAGGGGTCTCTAGGAGAAACTCCTACAGGCGTCTTGCCGGCAAATACGTTAGTTATTGGGCAAGGTGGCGATACAAGTTACACAAGCGGGACGGGACTAGCCCAACCCATCACGCAAATCTTCAAAATCCGGGCAGGTGTGAAGGCAGCCGATGCAGATCTAAACTCGGCGCACATTCAGTCTGACGACTCGGAGAATGGCATCGCTCTCCTTGTCCACAAGCTTTACTACGGCATCCTTGTTGAGAAGTTACGCGGCGCGTCCGGAAAGGACGCCGTCGACGCCGCAACAGTAGTTGAGCAGGAGACAAAGCACGGCGTCGATGAAGGGAAGCTCCTTGCCGACGTAGAACTGATGAGCCGCACAGATTTGCTCGATAAGCAGCAAGCTCTCCTGGTCTCGCGCCTTAACCTCGACGACCTTACCCTGCAACTGGACGACGCACTCGGCTTGCCCCTTGGCACTCACCTTATCCTGGACCCGAACTCATTGGGCGATGACTCCGTTCTTCCCACGCGTGCAGAGGCAATTGCACTTGTGCTCAACAAGAGCCCTGAAATATTGTCGGCAAGACAGACGGTAGACAAGGCAAAGGCTGGCGTCGCCGCGGCGCGGGACGAATACATTCCCGACATAACTGGAGTAGCGCGCTACAGCTATCAGAGTGGCCTGCCTTTTCTGGTCCATAACTTTGGAACCTTCGGAGCTACCTTCACTTACAACCTGTTCGACGGCGGGGAACGCGAAGCTAAGCTTCAGGAAGCACGCATTAAGCTCACGATGGCCCAAACGCAATTGAAACAGACAGAGGCAGACGTCAGCATCGAGTTGTCGTCTGCTTACGACAAAGCAGAACAGCTTGAACAACTGGTAGGAGTGACAACCCAGTCTCTCGAGGCTCGCGAGGAAAGCTTCCGTATCCAGAGCGAACGGGCAAAGGTTGACGCTCAACTCGCCTCTGGAGTGGCAACAGCTCGTGCAGCGCTGACCTCTGCGCACATGAATGTACTGAACTCTCAGCTAAACCTGTCTCTCGCCCGGAACAGCATTCGGCGGCTATTGGGAACGCGGCCTGAATGA
- a CDS encoding MFS transporter — protein MTTDPQTESVQRIRPICGILGVLLGASLATFFGRLLSVGAPDLRGALRLDFDSASWIGTIYNMGLMFIGPFSVYLGGLLGPKRVLFVSATIFTLLCIVMPFAGHLPVLLFLLATAGMTAGTFYPLTLSSILRNLPQSYLHLGIAAYAADIVITTHMAHSYEGWLMGAVSWQWIFWTTALLTPIMHAQSATQDIAAGRVAVLFAGSIRQQAFTLSIMDAFTLIACVATACLLIIACLQGLKVGFRQIIATSAKSAS, from the coding sequence ATGACGACAGATCCACAAACCGAATCTGTCCAACGCATCAGACCTATTTGTGGGATTCTGGGCGTGCTGCTGGGTGCCTCGCTGGCTACCTTTTTCGGAAGGCTTCTCAGCGTCGGTGCGCCCGATCTGCGGGGAGCACTGCGACTCGACTTCGACTCAGCTTCATGGATCGGCACTATTTACAACATGGGTCTGATGTTCATCGGCCCCTTCTCTGTCTACCTCGGCGGCCTGCTCGGGCCGAAGCGCGTCCTGTTTGTCTCCGCGACGATCTTCACCCTGTTGTGTATCGTGATGCCGTTTGCCGGGCATCTCCCCGTACTGTTGTTTTTGCTGGCTACAGCCGGGATGACAGCCGGAACATTTTATCCCCTCACACTGTCGTCCATTCTGCGCAATCTCCCCCAGAGCTATCTCCACTTGGGAATTGCCGCCTACGCGGCAGATATCGTCATCACAACCCATATGGCGCATTCCTACGAGGGGTGGCTGATGGGTGCCGTCTCGTGGCAGTGGATCTTCTGGACGACTGCGCTGCTCACACCCATCATGCATGCGCAGTCGGCGACTCAGGATATCGCTGCGGGCCGGGTGGCCGTACTGTTTGCGGGAAGCATTCGCCAGCAGGCTTTCACGCTGTCGATCATGGATGCCTTTACCCTCATTGCCTGTGTCGCAACCGCCTGCCTCTTGATCATCGCTTGTCTCCAAGGTCTGAAGGTTGGCTTCCGCCAAATCATTGCTACTTCGGCCAAATCTGCTTCATAG
- a CDS encoding HlyD family secretion protein — protein sequence MKKWSIAIPILVLAVAIFLIFAIRGHWDSWKSNAALQKTNDAYVTGDQIPLSTRVSGTVQRVGVQDYQLVKAGQSIVELDNSDYQASVDEAQAAISAAHAELTANQDAKRAADANIDAAQASVEQAQAAADAAQAGIDASQAQVTQSVSEYQRQETLLASRAATRQQFEQVQEARDAAQAALQSRRADLVRTKAAVASSRAALAGALQQRAALNAKDAGLQAQIAAKTAGVTIAQVSLAYTKITAPADGRVGRLRVHPGQLVGAGVQVVDFVQDGAWVEANFLETQLAHVRVGDTADIKIDAYPSQILHGHVSEIAPASGSATALLPPDNATGNFTKVVQRVPVKILFDGKPSGDILRPGLSAEVTVHTDPQETTEATPSATAH from the coding sequence GTGAAGAAGTGGTCTATTGCGATTCCGATATTGGTGCTGGCTGTAGCCATCTTTCTCATCTTTGCCATCCGAGGTCATTGGGACTCATGGAAGAGCAATGCTGCCCTTCAAAAAACAAACGATGCCTACGTGACAGGCGATCAGATTCCTCTCAGCACACGAGTTAGTGGGACCGTGCAGCGAGTGGGGGTGCAGGACTATCAACTGGTCAAAGCTGGTCAGTCAATCGTTGAATTGGACAACTCGGATTATCAGGCGAGCGTCGATGAGGCGCAAGCTGCTATTAGCGCCGCACATGCCGAACTCACCGCAAACCAGGACGCAAAGCGCGCCGCCGACGCGAACATTGACGCCGCACAGGCGTCCGTTGAGCAGGCACAGGCTGCTGCGGATGCGGCGCAGGCGGGGATCGACGCCTCACAAGCTCAGGTCACACAGTCTGTCAGTGAATATCAGCGACAGGAGACATTGCTCGCAAGCCGGGCTGCAACCCGCCAGCAGTTCGAGCAGGTTCAGGAAGCCCGGGACGCTGCTCAAGCTGCCTTGCAAAGCCGTCGAGCCGATCTCGTGCGCACCAAGGCGGCAGTAGCAAGCAGCCGAGCCGCGCTCGCTGGGGCTCTTCAACAGAGAGCCGCTCTTAACGCAAAGGATGCGGGACTACAGGCTCAGATCGCAGCCAAGACGGCAGGCGTAACGATTGCACAAGTGAGTCTTGCTTACACAAAGATTACTGCGCCTGCCGACGGTCGAGTTGGTCGGCTACGGGTTCATCCGGGCCAGCTGGTGGGAGCGGGCGTTCAGGTCGTCGATTTCGTTCAAGACGGCGCATGGGTCGAGGCCAACTTCCTCGAGACGCAGCTTGCACACGTTCGTGTTGGCGATACCGCGGACATCAAGATAGACGCCTATCCTTCCCAAATCCTTCATGGCCATGTGAGCGAGATAGCACCTGCGAGTGGTTCCGCTACAGCACTCTTGCCGCCCGATAACGCTACCGGGAATTTCACCAAGGTCGTTCAGCGTGTCCCGGTCAAGATCCTTTTCGATGGGAAACCCTCAGGTGACATCCTCCGTCCGGGGCTGTCTGCGGAGGTCACGGTTCACACCGATCCGCAGGAAACAACAGAAGCGACTCCGTCGGCGACAGCCCACTAG
- a CDS encoding tetratricopeptide repeat protein, with translation MSIVRRYLGTPTQTLYQFYSEALAAESLLEEGTVVTISDSLKKFEDLVLEAPEYGRLHCGVAQCYMALAQRGAPSSKEFVLRAGEACKRALAIDSDAIDAHSTLGCILAQEWKWEAAEESFRKALSFGDQHAAHRQFGQFLLIHSRFDESWKHLQIAEGMDPFSARQKSSMARFFYYSRWHREAKDYYDRVMQYGPLPIEATLIRAFTEIQMGELKNAVALAQGLRRRVGTVQLYLATIAEIFALSNEVDQARSLTASAGLLAEQASLSYFRKACLALALNEPARSIEFLRESFKRKEAELPWIAADPRFDRIRDDATYLSIVRAVL, from the coding sequence GTGTCCATCGTCCGCCGTTATCTCGGAACGCCAACGCAAACGCTCTATCAATTCTACTCGGAAGCTCTTGCGGCAGAGTCTCTGCTCGAAGAGGGGACGGTTGTCACGATTTCAGATTCTCTTAAAAAGTTCGAGGATCTGGTGTTGGAAGCCCCGGAATATGGGCGGCTTCATTGTGGGGTTGCTCAGTGTTACATGGCTTTAGCGCAGAGAGGCGCACCCTCTTCAAAAGAATTTGTCTTACGAGCAGGGGAGGCTTGCAAGCGTGCCCTTGCGATAGATTCCGACGCCATTGATGCGCATTCAACACTGGGGTGCATTCTCGCTCAGGAGTGGAAGTGGGAGGCTGCTGAAGAGAGTTTTCGCAAAGCTTTATCGTTCGGAGACCAGCACGCAGCGCATCGTCAGTTCGGACAGTTCTTACTGATCCATTCGCGCTTCGATGAATCCTGGAAGCACCTTCAGATCGCGGAGGGGATGGACCCCTTCTCGGCCCGGCAGAAGTCTTCCATGGCTCGATTCTTTTATTACAGCCGCTGGCATCGAGAAGCGAAGGACTACTACGACAGAGTGATGCAATATGGTCCGTTGCCGATCGAAGCCACACTGATTCGCGCGTTCACTGAGATACAGATGGGTGAGTTGAAGAACGCGGTGGCACTGGCACAGGGGCTTCGCCGCAGGGTGGGAACCGTGCAGCTCTACTTAGCCACAATCGCGGAGATCTTTGCACTTTCGAATGAGGTAGATCAAGCGCGTTCGCTTACCGCGAGCGCGGGCTTGCTGGCGGAACAGGCATCTCTGAGTTATTTTCGTAAGGCTTGCCTGGCTCTAGCGCTGAACGAACCTGCAAGGTCGATAGAGTTCCTGAGGGAATCGTTCAAACGAAAAGAGGCAGAGCTGCCCTGGATCGCTGCAGATCCGCGATTCGATAGAATCCGCGACGATGCTACCTATCTGTCTATCGTCCGCGCAGTTCTGTAG
- a CDS encoding response regulator, protein MTENSIGDVLALIPSDMQRNMRHLVNAVVGVLTICDNADDFAQHTRQKIYAVALIPASLPTHEWWNLWGLLSTMEPQPSILVYTLSSDFPMWSGVLEAGGFDVLVAPFTEANLRKAVESATNYFYQRLTY, encoded by the coding sequence ATGACCGAGAACTCCATTGGAGATGTTCTGGCACTCATACCTTCCGATATGCAGCGAAATATGCGGCATTTGGTGAACGCCGTTGTAGGAGTCCTGACAATTTGCGACAACGCCGATGACTTCGCGCAACACACACGACAAAAGATCTACGCTGTTGCGCTCATACCGGCTAGCTTACCGACTCATGAGTGGTGGAACTTATGGGGATTACTTTCTACTATGGAGCCGCAGCCGTCGATTCTCGTGTACACACTGAGCAGCGACTTCCCTATGTGGTCGGGTGTTCTTGAGGCTGGAGGATTCGACGTTCTTGTCGCACCATTCACAGAAGCGAATTTGCGAAAAGCGGTCGAGTCGGCCACTAACTATTTCTATCAACGACTAACATATTGA